A genomic region of Arachis stenosperma cultivar V10309 chromosome 9, arast.V10309.gnm1.PFL2, whole genome shotgun sequence contains the following coding sequences:
- the LOC130951339 gene encoding magnesium transporter MRS2-1-like: MADLKDPLLPPKLATTINVREAVNRPMGAGRQLYQGVDVLELKKRGQSLRSWIRVDMSGDSQIIEVDKFTMMRRCDLPARDLRLLDPLFVYPSTILGREKAIVINLEQIRCIITAEEVFLLHSLDSYSWNYVMELQRRLASTSVGEPGDAWQSDNFDVNRSRGSRNFDNDFRNNSSPDYLPFEFRALEVALESACTFLDSQVSELEIEAYPLLDELTSKISTLNLERARRLKSRLVALTRRVQKVRDEIEQLMDDDGDMAEMYLTEKKRRMELSFYGDQSLYKAIDGVSISAPVSPVSSPQDYRKLEKSMSSARSRHESTRSSDSATESIEELEMLLEAYFVVIDSTLNKLTSLKEYIDDTEDFINIQLDNVRNQLIQFELLLTTATFVVAIFSVVAGVFGMNFDISLFRVPKAFQWVLIITGICGVLIFSAFVCFFKYRRLMPL, from the exons ATGGCAGACCTGAAAGATCCACTTCTCCCTCCAAAACTGGCAACGACCATCAACGTAAGAGAGGCTGTGAATCGGCCTATGGGTGCCGGAAGGCAGCTGTATCAAGGAGTGGATGTTCTTGAGCTGAAGAAGAGAGGGCAGAGTCTTCGGTCGTGGATACGAGTTGACATGTCAGGAGACTCACAGATAATTGAGGTAGACAAGTTTACTATGATGAGGCGTTGTGATCTTCCAGCGCGCGATCTTCGCTTATTGGATCCACTTTTTGTCTATCCATCAACAATCCTTGGAAGGGAAAAAGCTATTGTTATCAACTTAGAACAGATAAGGTGTATTATTACGGCCGAGGAGGTTTTTCTCCTGCATTCCTTGGACAGTTATTCATGGAACTATGTGATGGAGCTACAACGACGATTAGCATCGACCAGTGTTGGCGAGCCAGGAGATGCGTGGCAGTCAGACAATTTTGATGTGAACCGGAGCAGAGGAAGTAGAAATTTTGATAATGACTTTAGGAATAACTCGTCCCCGGATTATTTGCCATTCGAGTTCAGGGCACTGGAAGTTGCATTAGAGTCAGCATGCACATTTCTTGACTCTCAG GTGTCTGAGTTAGAAATTGAGGCTTATCCGTTGTTAGATGAACTAACATCTAAAATCAGTACTCTGAATTTGGAGCGTGCTCGTCGGCTGAAAAGCAGACTCGTTGCCCTGACTCGTAGGGTTCAGAAG GTTAGAGATGAAATAGAGCAGCTTATGGATGATGATGGTGATATGGCTGAGATGTATCTTACTGAGAAGAAAAGGCGAATGGAGTTGTCATTCTATGGAGATCAGTCTTTGTATAAAGCAATCGATGGCGTGTCCATATCTGCTCCGGTTTCTCCTGTTTCGTCGCCTCAGGATTATCGGAAACTTGAAAAGAGCATGAGCAGCGCTAGGAGCCGACATGAGAGCACAAGAAGTTCTGATAGTGCTACAGAAAGCATAGAAGAGCTTGAGATGTTACTAGAAGCATACTTTGTAGTAATTGATAGCACTCTAAACAAGTTGACATCG TTGAAAGAGTACATCGACGACACAGAAGATTTCATCAACATTCAACTG GATAACGTTCGGAATCAGCTCATCCAATTCGAGCTGTTGCTCACAACGGCAACATTTGTAGTTGCCATCTTTAGTGTTGTAGCAGGAGTATTTGGGATGAATTTTGATATCTCATTATTTAGGGTTCCTAAAGCATTTCAGTGGGTTCTTATAATCACAGGAATTTGTGGAGTCCTCATATTTAGTGCATTTGTGTGCTTCTTCAAGTACAGAAGACTCATGCCCCTTTAG